In the genome of Paenibacillus sp. FSL R5-0766, one region contains:
- a CDS encoding carboxypeptidase regulatory-like domain-containing protein codes for MKQKRNIGKPLLSLFLAMLLVLQTVIYSTAAYAESVPTDSGMEAVSESDSPSADEPLSVPEAVYDAPNNFVAMAAVPTDKTAVFMESNSTFPLEVTQGNVVINPNGLIQGRQPFTLKSEGLKVPVNGDDPNPTNADPDKYIQKGDWIELKREDYFKEVMLPTATKTLNAQTESGTKQLGTAYFTPNSIRIVFNGDDYFFNGVGRGIAFGFESTANADITGLAYGDKKPINIFGGAYQLENPDVTAEYNITLSSPGMIRWDQYSYRGIQPAQFVEGAVTWQSTVSAFDQFDKTIKLPLDGKTFYTNPSTYNTSSGNVRGTYMEDSFKVNDQNVTPVVGPDGSLTYIFPQGTGLDPKVEYKTWISKEAYYYEYRNPPANLGRSHRDMNGKVELRKDNDMLVQSGLEIAFAPDWIQASASYDHANETITWKVTVNQYNKKGLKDFTITNVLPAGLEFESAAWQTWVDGAVSEETPITPDSNGVYSFGDINGKVELLIKSKAISGSSFQIDPRANWNLDTPGGIQNNDVMTGKRPIAVTDEAVVSIGAHTFTKTGSVSTEDYNLGSITWTVNLAPQYALPNAAIYDVLVHGGDLNVLDNAVDETSEVSAETIAKIKANITSAQLWKQYKAGTLKSNATGLTMKAIPLTVDGKVVADLIKVTGYTEEAASFSFRALETNPNILFRQDINAGKVSSNRALLIDGESVKQANSSANLHLHMLNKDMLFASRPLKADGTFENVTPNNVSSYIRNDNNEAWTISGYDRTTKTVTFRLGVNMPGYNTEEMAKDGGNRVISNIKLVDTLPEGWEFVPFSETKDFELWKGFSDNGAGTEYGVRNDARTLIEPGTSSHVVHFSHIGNEGTFTFSKLESPYIILVKARPSNDALQKYLEEYTINGTDKQVLYNKADLHMTWGGVEKVVTEQREVIVPIQTLGKSVTKPVPGVLEWTVNYTPPFNMKQGVYLQDTLGAGMNLRYEENGKLVLTSPSMAVYPAKLTASGTLEREGAALDLSDPNAEVQVEAVPGAGGTTVLTFKMDDPNQLYQFVYQTEVDPSTAKAGDTMGNEVKLEGDDNLKSVSARSESTLDSSDVAGSSSSNALLPLKKVDPNGNPLKDVEFTLYKKDGGTIITQGKTDSGGKLNLLFPDPGYYELKETYIDTNTWLPTTRVYQVYVGNTPGKPIWVDGVKLTPDNPLIVPTPAQGKLTITNKVEGNGSNPDKEFEYTVTITGEGKDREYTYKKSDDTFGNIKSGDKVALKHGESVTFPALPADLVYTVTEDDYTSVDGYTTIPGTRELSGSIMNKGDHKADFINERTVNKLTISNTVMGNGGDKTKEFEYTVNFEDAGKEESYTYVKTDGGTGTIKSGGTFRLKDGETLDILGLPKNLKYTVTQQDYTTDEYMTTPEERYYTGVMKGIDEDASFTNVRVLKGGLLISNTVKGKDEDKKKLFKYTVAFTGEGSDESYVYEKSDGSKGMIKSGESFELTDGQTLIVQGLPTNLQYKVTQDDYTEDGYVTDPESLIHIGTIPEKKWSEAHFANTRPYLEGVLRNNNTGEVIPNALITVTDLNTGEEVQTQTNEKGEYSIPAVADTDYTIRYTKMYRVGGKDVPVEFTQKANVNSSVTDETVPADITAVGIILFKQLDGTTVLFNDLLTNQMHIYLKDKDGIYVKENGQPKAFPMASNGTFSVEGLSEQKYTMEVRYQAETGEELLLKVAQLDVKANGELNISEELVDPYGTVYDETTGDASTGKKIEGAIVTLYYADTQRNRDKGRIPGTKVTLPTVPNFPPHDNKSPEQDSDANGFYAYMVFPEADYYLIVTKDGYETHTSGTISVDFDIVRYDVPMKPISSGGGTGGNGNNGGGTVTPDPGTVTPDPGTVTPDPGTVTPDPGTVTPDPGTVTPDPGTVTPDPGTVTPDPGTVTPDPGTVTPDPGTVTPDPGTVTPDPGTVTPDPGTVTPEPGTVTPDPGTVTPEPGNGNDQLKNDNNELDDAPKTGDNSVSPFLYMVLALMSLMTIGFCLLGYKKKKHIQ; via the coding sequence TTGAAACAAAAACGCAATATAGGTAAACCGTTATTGTCTTTATTTCTGGCAATGTTGCTCGTCTTGCAGACAGTGATATACTCCACCGCCGCATATGCGGAGAGTGTGCCAACGGATTCCGGAATGGAAGCGGTCAGTGAATCTGACTCGCCGAGTGCCGATGAACCACTTTCGGTACCTGAGGCAGTGTACGATGCACCGAACAATTTCGTAGCGATGGCGGCAGTCCCAACGGACAAAACAGCGGTATTTATGGAATCTAATTCAACCTTTCCGCTGGAAGTGACACAGGGGAATGTTGTTATTAATCCGAACGGTCTTATTCAGGGTAGACAGCCCTTTACACTCAAATCGGAAGGTCTCAAGGTACCAGTGAATGGTGATGACCCAAATCCAACTAATGCAGATCCTGATAAATACATCCAAAAGGGTGACTGGATCGAGCTGAAAAGAGAAGATTACTTCAAGGAAGTGATGCTGCCAACAGCTACTAAAACCTTGAATGCACAGACGGAATCAGGTACAAAACAGCTGGGTACCGCCTATTTCACTCCAAATAGCATCAGGATTGTATTTAACGGTGATGATTATTTTTTCAATGGTGTTGGACGAGGCATTGCCTTCGGCTTTGAATCTACTGCCAATGCAGATATAACGGGACTAGCGTATGGCGATAAAAAGCCGATCAACATCTTTGGTGGTGCATATCAGCTAGAGAACCCAGATGTTACAGCAGAGTATAACATTACTTTAAGCTCGCCTGGAATGATCAGATGGGATCAGTATAGTTATCGCGGAATTCAACCAGCGCAATTTGTTGAGGGAGCTGTTACATGGCAGTCAACCGTATCTGCGTTTGATCAGTTTGATAAAACAATCAAATTGCCACTAGACGGGAAGACCTTTTATACAAATCCCTCAACGTATAATACCAGCTCTGGAAATGTCCGCGGCACCTATATGGAGGATTCATTTAAAGTAAATGACCAAAATGTAACTCCAGTCGTTGGTCCAGACGGATCGCTGACTTACATTTTTCCACAGGGAACCGGTCTAGATCCAAAGGTTGAATATAAAACATGGATTTCAAAGGAAGCTTATTATTACGAGTATCGGAATCCGCCAGCCAATCTCGGTCGCAGCCACCGGGATATGAATGGCAAAGTGGAACTGAGAAAAGACAATGATATGTTGGTGCAGTCAGGTTTGGAGATTGCCTTTGCTCCCGACTGGATTCAAGCCAGCGCTTCGTATGACCATGCGAATGAAACCATTACATGGAAGGTCACGGTTAACCAATATAATAAAAAAGGGTTAAAGGACTTTACCATCACAAATGTATTACCGGCTGGGCTGGAATTTGAATCAGCTGCATGGCAGACATGGGTAGATGGCGCTGTATCTGAAGAAACGCCAATTACACCAGATTCGAACGGCGTTTATTCCTTCGGGGATATTAACGGAAAAGTCGAATTGTTGATTAAAAGCAAGGCGATAAGTGGTTCCAGCTTCCAAATTGATCCTCGTGCCAACTGGAATTTGGATACACCGGGTGGTATACAGAACAACGATGTAATGACGGGTAAAAGACCTATTGCCGTGACGGATGAGGCAGTCGTCAGCATTGGCGCACACACGTTTACAAAAACAGGCTCAGTATCAACCGAAGATTATAACCTGGGCAGTATCACGTGGACGGTTAATCTAGCACCACAATATGCCTTACCTAACGCTGCAATATACGATGTCCTTGTGCATGGCGGTGACTTGAACGTCTTGGACAACGCCGTAGATGAAACCAGCGAGGTGAGTGCGGAGACAATTGCGAAAATTAAAGCAAATATCACTTCTGCGCAGCTTTGGAAGCAGTACAAAGCGGGAACTCTGAAGTCGAATGCAACTGGATTGACGATGAAAGCTATTCCATTAACGGTGGACGGTAAAGTGGTGGCGGATTTGATCAAGGTGACCGGATACACCGAAGAAGCTGCATCCTTCAGCTTCCGTGCACTTGAGACCAACCCAAACATTCTCTTCAGACAGGATATTAACGCAGGGAAAGTAAGCTCGAATCGGGCTTTGCTCATTGATGGCGAAAGCGTAAAACAAGCAAATAGCAGTGCAAACCTACACCTGCATATGTTGAACAAGGATATGCTCTTTGCTTCGAGGCCATTAAAAGCAGATGGTACTTTTGAAAATGTGACGCCGAATAACGTTAGCAGTTACATTAGAAATGATAACAATGAAGCATGGACGATTTCTGGCTATGACAGGACAACCAAGACGGTCACATTCCGTTTAGGGGTTAATATGCCTGGATATAACACAGAAGAAATGGCTAAGGATGGCGGTAATCGAGTCATTAGTAATATTAAGCTAGTGGATACACTTCCCGAAGGCTGGGAATTCGTTCCTTTCTCTGAAACTAAGGATTTTGAGCTGTGGAAAGGATTTTCGGACAATGGTGCAGGAACAGAATATGGTGTTAGAAACGATGCTAGAACTCTAATTGAACCAGGTACTAGTTCTCATGTAGTCCATTTTTCACACATTGGAAACGAGGGTACTTTCACCTTCTCCAAGTTGGAAAGTCCTTATATCATTCTAGTGAAGGCAAGACCTTCCAATGATGCTCTGCAGAAGTATTTAGAGGAATACACCATCAACGGTACAGACAAACAGGTGCTGTATAACAAAGCCGATCTTCATATGACATGGGGTGGAGTGGAGAAGGTTGTCACCGAACAGCGCGAAGTTATTGTACCTATTCAGACCCTTGGAAAGTCGGTAACTAAGCCAGTTCCAGGAGTGCTGGAATGGACGGTGAACTATACCCCGCCATTTAACATGAAGCAGGGTGTTTATTTGCAGGATACCCTGGGTGCAGGCATGAATTTGCGTTATGAAGAAAACGGAAAGCTTGTGCTGACATCACCTAGTATGGCAGTCTATCCTGCTAAATTGACCGCAAGCGGCACTCTTGAACGAGAGGGCGCAGCACTGGACCTCAGCGACCCGAATGCTGAAGTTCAAGTAGAAGCTGTACCAGGCGCAGGTGGCACTACGGTTCTAACATTTAAAATGGACGACCCTAATCAGCTTTACCAGTTTGTGTACCAAACAGAAGTTGATCCATCTACAGCGAAAGCTGGAGACACTATGGGCAACGAGGTAAAACTGGAGGGCGATGACAATCTGAAATCTGTCAGTGCCAGAAGTGAAAGCACACTGGACAGTTCGGACGTGGCCGGCAGTTCAAGTTCCAATGCTCTGTTGCCCCTGAAAAAGGTAGATCCCAATGGCAATCCGCTAAAAGACGTAGAGTTTACACTCTATAAGAAAGACGGCGGAACTATAATCACCCAAGGAAAAACCGATAGCGGAGGGAAACTTAATCTGCTATTCCCTGATCCAGGGTATTATGAGCTGAAAGAAACTTATATTGACACCAATACTTGGCTGCCAACTACAAGAGTATACCAAGTATATGTAGGGAATACGCCAGGGAAGCCCATCTGGGTAGACGGGGTAAAATTAACCCCTGATAATCCTCTGATCGTGCCTACACCGGCCCAAGGCAAGCTGACCATTACCAATAAGGTGGAAGGCAACGGCAGTAATCCGGACAAAGAGTTCGAGTACACCGTGACCATCACCGGCGAAGGTAAGGACAGAGAGTATACCTATAAGAAGTCAGATGATACGTTTGGCAATATCAAGAGCGGAGACAAGGTTGCTCTCAAGCACGGGGAATCTGTGACGTTCCCAGCATTGCCTGCGGATCTGGTCTATACCGTAACCGAGGACGATTATACATCCGTTGACGGTTATACGACGATACCGGGTACGAGAGAACTGTCTGGCTCAATCATGAATAAAGGTGATCACAAGGCGGACTTCATCAACGAACGGACCGTTAACAAGCTGACCATCAGCAATACGGTCATGGGCAACGGCGGCGATAAAACGAAGGAGTTCGAGTACACCGTCAACTTTGAGGATGCAGGCAAAGAGGAAAGCTACACTTACGTGAAGACGGACGGCGGCACAGGTACGATCAAGTCCGGCGGTACCTTCCGCCTCAAGGATGGAGAGACACTGGATATTCTGGGTCTGCCTAAGAATCTGAAATACACCGTTACCCAACAAGACTACACAACCGATGAATACATGACTACTCCTGAGGAACGGTATTATACCGGAGTCATGAAAGGCATTGATGAAGATGCCTCATTCACGAACGTGCGAGTTTTGAAGGGCGGCCTATTAATCAGCAACACAGTTAAAGGCAAAGATGAAGACAAGAAGAAGCTGTTTAAGTACACGGTTGCCTTCACTGGCGAGGGATCGGACGAATCCTACGTCTATGAGAAGTCAGACGGCAGTAAGGGCATGATCAAGAGCGGTGAGAGCTTCGAGCTTACAGATGGCCAGACGCTCATTGTCCAAGGGCTTCCAACCAATCTTCAGTACAAAGTGACCCAAGATGACTATACGGAAGATGGCTATGTGACTGATCCAGAGAGTCTCATTCACATTGGCACTATTCCAGAGAAAAAATGGTCTGAAGCACATTTTGCTAATACCCGACCGTATCTGGAAGGCGTGTTGCGTAACAATAACACAGGAGAAGTCATTCCGAATGCACTGATTACGGTAACCGATCTGAATACAGGCGAAGAGGTTCAGACGCAGACGAATGAGAAGGGTGAATATTCAATCCCAGCCGTAGCGGATACCGACTATACGATCAGATATACGAAGATGTATCGGGTAGGCGGTAAGGATGTGCCTGTTGAGTTTACGCAGAAAGCAAATGTGAACAGCAGTGTAACGGACGAGACTGTTCCAGCGGACATTACGGCCGTGGGGATCATTCTGTTCAAACAACTGGATGGAACAACAGTGCTATTCAACGATTTGTTGACTAACCAGATGCATATCTATTTGAAAGACAAGGATGGCATTTATGTTAAGGAAAACGGCCAACCTAAAGCATTTCCTATGGCTTCGAATGGAACTTTCTCTGTAGAAGGGCTAAGCGAGCAGAAGTACACAATGGAAGTTCGCTATCAAGCTGAGACAGGCGAGGAATTGCTCCTCAAAGTGGCGCAACTTGATGTTAAAGCTAACGGAGAGCTGAATATTTCAGAGGAATTAGTTGACCCTTATGGTACGGTTTATGATGAAACGACAGGAGATGCCAGCACAGGCAAGAAAATTGAAGGAGCCATCGTTACACTGTATTATGCGGATACGCAGCGGAATAGAGATAAAGGTCGTATTCCGGGTACAAAAGTAACACTTCCTACGGTTCCAAATTTCCCACCGCACGACAATAAGAGTCCAGAGCAGGATAGCGATGCAAATGGCTTCTATGCGTACATGGTGTTTCCTGAAGCGGATTACTATCTGATCGTAACGAAGGACGGATACGAAACGCACACAAGTGGTACCATTTCAGTCGATTTTGACATTGTCAGGTACGATGTGCCAATGAAGCCAATTAGTTCTGGTGGCGGCACTGGCGGCAATGGTAACAACGGAGGCGGCACCGTAACGCCAGATCCAGGTACTGTAACGCCAGATCCGGGCACGGTAACGCCAGATCCGGGCACGGTAACACCAGATCCGGGCACGGTAACGCCAGATCCAGGCACGGTAACGCCAGATCCGGGCACGGTAACGCCAGATCCGGGCACGGTAACACCAGATCCGGGCACGGTAACGCCAGATCCGGGCACGGTAACGCCAGATCCGGGCACGGTAACGCCAGATCCGGGCACGGTAACGCCAGATCCGGGCACGGTAACGCCAGATCCAGGCACGGTAACGCCTGAACCAGGCACCGTAACGCCAGATCCGGGCACTGTAACGCCTGAACCAGGCAATGGTAACGATCAGCTTAAGAACGATAACAACGAGTTGGACGATGCTCCGAAAACTGGAGATAACAGCGTATCGCCATTCTTGTATATGGTTTTGGCGCTGATGTCCTTAATGACGATCGGGTTCTGTCTGCTCGGGTACAAGAAGAAAAAGCATATCCAGTAA
- a CDS encoding 5'-nucleotidase C-terminal domain-containing protein: MFWKKVLGKSTLRVATAALLLTQLLGAAGSVSAAGNDVEVHLIGINDFHGQLDTTSIVGDKKAGTAPILATYLKEAQAKYEHSLLFHNGDSVGASAPASSLDRDEPTMEWMNMMGFDVASLGNHEFDQGIAALKAQIFGGLDPKEGKVTHAGAKFDYVNANVIETATGKTLIKPYVIKEVGGVKIGFIGLVTKSTPAKVSPSGTAGVRFLSAEEEVEAVNKYAKELQDQGVETIIVLAHDPATTKEGITTGEAADLAKALPADSPVDVIVAGDNHALANGEVNGKLIVQAYSYGTAFEDIKLMIDPATGDVTEKSATITTTFQEGVKEDPESLAIIKKSLDKHPELTKPVGTTDGSVTRTDAYNNEAPLGNLIADSMREADFGDKASAADFAFMNPGGIRADLPQGDVTFADLAKIQPFGNTLVKLELTGEQVKTLLQQQWGTNADGTPNTKTLQISGLKYTADFNKPVAERVNGLSLEDGTTIDPAKTYTAVVNNFMAAGGDNYKVLLDAKSSLAGPIDLDVFYQYIVDTYKGGSIEAKNEGRITNLAASTVPTETPVTKEVISRAEFVSALVDMLKLNEVATAPAFKDVAANAAYADAIAEATHAGFIQGYGGNFYPDRDITREEAATILAKLLKDQATDIDAATIIASFEDGKSVSAYAIKPMAKLIDKGIFAGTDKKSLQPKQGLTTNDAKALLEKAIAAKAS; the protein is encoded by the coding sequence ATGTTTTGGAAAAAAGTTTTGGGCAAAAGCACACTGCGTGTAGCTACTGCTGCACTATTACTCACGCAACTATTGGGCGCAGCAGGTTCTGTCTCTGCCGCAGGTAACGATGTAGAAGTACACTTGATTGGAATCAATGATTTCCACGGTCAGTTAGATACGACATCAATCGTGGGTGATAAGAAGGCAGGAACGGCTCCAATTCTAGCAACCTATCTCAAAGAAGCTCAAGCCAAATATGAACACTCCCTACTCTTCCATAATGGGGACTCTGTTGGTGCATCTGCTCCAGCCTCATCTTTGGATCGTGATGAGCCTACCATGGAATGGATGAATATGATGGGCTTTGATGTAGCATCTCTGGGTAACCATGAGTTCGATCAAGGAATTGCAGCATTAAAAGCACAAATCTTTGGTGGCCTCGATCCAAAAGAAGGTAAAGTAACGCATGCCGGTGCAAAATTTGATTACGTCAATGCAAACGTGATTGAAACTGCCACAGGAAAAACATTGATTAAGCCGTATGTGATTAAAGAAGTGGGCGGAGTCAAAATTGGATTTATTGGACTAGTGACGAAATCCACACCTGCCAAAGTATCTCCATCTGGGACAGCTGGCGTACGTTTCTTAAGCGCAGAAGAAGAAGTGGAAGCTGTTAATAAATATGCTAAAGAATTGCAAGACCAAGGGGTAGAAACGATCATTGTTTTGGCACATGATCCAGCAACAACCAAAGAAGGCATAACCACTGGAGAAGCAGCTGATCTGGCAAAAGCTTTACCGGCGGACTCCCCTGTTGACGTTATCGTTGCAGGTGACAACCATGCTTTGGCTAACGGTGAAGTGAATGGAAAGTTGATCGTTCAAGCTTATTCCTATGGTACGGCTTTTGAAGATATCAAGCTGATGATTGACCCTGCCACCGGGGATGTAACTGAAAAATCAGCTACGATTACAACGACGTTCCAAGAGGGTGTAAAAGAAGACCCTGAATCTTTAGCTATTATTAAAAAATCATTAGACAAGCATCCTGAGCTGACGAAGCCAGTAGGTACAACGGATGGTTCTGTTACCCGTACAGATGCTTATAATAACGAGGCCCCTCTAGGCAACCTCATTGCAGATTCAATGCGTGAAGCAGACTTTGGGGATAAGGCCAGTGCTGCTGACTTTGCATTTATGAATCCAGGTGGTATTCGTGCGGATCTGCCACAAGGCGATGTGACCTTTGCTGATCTTGCCAAAATCCAACCGTTTGGTAATACTCTAGTAAAACTTGAGCTGACTGGCGAACAGGTTAAAACCTTGTTGCAGCAGCAATGGGGTACCAATGCTGACGGTACACCTAATACCAAAACACTCCAAATCTCTGGTTTGAAATACACTGCAGATTTCAATAAGCCTGTCGCAGAGCGTGTTAATGGTCTCAGTCTTGAAGATGGAACAACGATTGATCCTGCAAAAACATATACGGCTGTAGTTAACAACTTTATGGCTGCAGGTGGAGATAACTATAAAGTGCTGCTGGATGCTAAATCCTCCCTGGCAGGTCCTATCGATCTGGATGTATTCTACCAATACATCGTAGACACGTATAAAGGCGGTAGCATCGAAGCTAAAAATGAAGGACGTATCACAAACCTGGCTGCATCTACCGTGCCAACAGAAACACCTGTAACAAAAGAAGTCATTTCTCGTGCTGAATTTGTAAGTGCTCTGGTTGACATGTTGAAACTTAACGAAGTAGCTACAGCACCTGCATTCAAGGATGTTGCGGCTAATGCTGCATATGCAGATGCGATTGCTGAAGCTACGCATGCTGGATTTATTCAAGGTTATGGTGGAAACTTCTATCCTGATCGGGATATCACGCGTGAAGAAGCTGCAACCATTCTTGCTAAATTGTTAAAAGATCAAGCTACCGATATAGACGCTGCTACGATTATTGCTAGTTTCGAAGATGGTAAATCTGTGTCTGCCTATGCAATTAAACCTATGGCAAAACTGATTGACAAAGGTATTTTTGCTGGAACAGATAAAAAATCACTTCAACCTAAACAAGGTCTTACTACTAACGATGCCAAAGCATTACTTGAAAAAGCAATTGCCGCAAAAGCTTCATAA